A window of Garra rufa chromosome 16, GarRuf1.0, whole genome shotgun sequence contains these coding sequences:
- the LOC141288965 gene encoding protocadherin beta-15-like, with translation MSVLCFNVQSGASLMRISSWLMQPLVLFLFVMAVARGQVRYSIPEEMTKGSLVGNIVQDLGLDVKRLKSGRARIFTEDSREYIGLNVDKGTLIVKERIDREELCAQVSPCSLHFQIILENPMELHSVKIIIQDQNDNAPQVLYPVQSGASVVAEIVPRSADVGYLVTKVVAVDVDSGQNAWLSYKLQKATDRALFEVGLQNGEIRTVRQVTDKDAVKQRLTVVVEDNGQPSRSATVNVNVVVADSFPEVLSEFTDFTHDKDYNDNLTFYLVLALAVVSFLFIVSIIAILTVKCYRWRRERMFYKSGANLPVIPYYPPLYADVGGTGTLQHVYNYEVCRTTDSRKSDLKYGRPCSESIISLDTSRTQTLTHAQRAKLNNDDSFDQVSSSE, from the exons ATGTCGGTTCTTTGTTTTAACGTTCAAAGTGGCGCATCTTTGATGCGGATTTCATCATGGCTAATGCAGCCTCTCGTGCTGTTCCTCTTTGTTATGGCCGTTGCGCGCGGCCAGGTCCGTTATTCTATTCCAGAGGAGATGACAAAGGGCTCGCTGGTGGGAAATATCGTTCAGGATCTCGGTTTGGATGTGAAGAGGTTGAAATCTGGTCGAGCGCGTATCTTCACGGAGGACAGTCGTGAGTACATCGGTCTCAATGTGGATAAAGGGACTCTGATAGTGAAAGAGAGGATAGATAGAGAGGAGCTGTGCGCCCAAGTGTCTCCCTGCTCCTTACATTTTCAGATCATTCTAGAAAACCCCATGGAGCTGCAT AGTGTGAAAATAATCATTCAGGACCAGAATGACAACGCGCCTCAAGTTCTGTATCCGGTCCAGTCAGGCGCTTCTGTGGTGGCTGAAATAGTGCCTCGTTCGGCAGATGTGGGTTATCTGGTGACTAAAGTGGTGGCTGTTGATGTGGACTCTGGACAGAATGCCTGGCTCTCATATAAACTGCAGAAAGCCACAGACAGGGCGCTGTTTGAAGTGGGCTTACAGAATGGAGAAATAAGAACTGTACGTCAAGTGACAGATAAAGATGCTGTCAAACAAAGACTCACTGTTGTAGTGGAGGACAACGGGCAGCCCTCTCGATCAGCTACTGTCAATGTTAACGTGGTGGTGGCGGACAGCTTCCCTGAAGTGCTCTCGGAGTTCACTGACTTTACGCACGACAAGGACTACAACGACAACCTGACTTTCTATCTAGTCTTGGCATTGGCTGTAGTTTCGTTTCTCTTTATCGTGTCTATCATTGCCATACTGACAGTCAAATGCTACAGATGGAGACGCGAGCGGATGTTTTACAAATCTGGAGCGAATCTACCAGTTATTCCGTATTATCCGCCTCTTTACGCAGATGTAGGGGGCACAGGAACTTTACAGCACGTGTACAATTATGAGGTTTGCAGAACCACTGACTCCAGAAAGAGTGATCTGAAATACGGCAGACCTTGCAGTGAGAGCATCATTAGTCTGGACACCAGCCGAACACAGACACTCACGCATGCGCAGAGAGCAAAACTGAATAATGACGATTCTTTTGATCAGGTGAGCTCCAGTGAATGA
- the LOC141288968 gene encoding protocadherin beta-15-like yields the protein MSVFPCFNAHRGASSTRISSWLMQPLVLFLFVMAVARGQVRYTIPEEMTKGSLVGNIVQDLGLDVKRLKSGRARIFTEDSREYIGLNVDKGTLVVKERIDREELCAQMSPCSLHFQIILEKPMELHRIDVEILDINDHAPVFARKEIDFQISESALPGARFSLDSAQDPDTGTNALKSYMLNPTDNFDLKVLSRNDGSKYVEMVLQVPLDRETQPEHKLTLAAFDGGSPQRTGTVRISVTVIDANDNAPVFSQSVYRVSLFENSPNGAVVIKVSATDNDQGANGEIAYSFSRSSGRALDSFHIDKNTGEITVKWDLDYERAKQFELNVDATDKGGLTDSSKVIIDIIDVNDNPPVISVISFSNPIPEDAALETVIAMLNVKDLDSGENGQVKCSLAADLPFKVKSSAQNFYSLITDQILDREKMSEYNISIKAIDEGSPSLSTNKTLILKISDVNDNAPVFQRQSYTAYVMENNSPEVSVLSVKAHDKDSGNNARISYFLEDILVNGVSASAFISVNAESGEILAVRSFDYEQTKEFNIRVKAQDGGNPPLSSNVSVKIIIQDQNDNAPQVLYPVQSGASVVAEIVPRSADVGYLVTKVVAVDVDSGQNAWLSYKLQKATDRALFEVGLQNGEIRTVRQVTDKDAVKQRLTVVVEDNGQPSRSATVNVNVAVADSFPEVLSEFTDFAHDKDYNDNLTFYLVLALAVVSFLFIVSIIAILSVKCYRWRRERMFYKTGANLPVIPYYPPLYADLGGTGTLQHVYNYEVCRTTDSRKSDLKYGRPYSESIISLDTSRTQTLMHAQRAKLINEDSFDQVSSSD from the coding sequence ATGTCAGTTTTTCCTTGTTTTAACGCCCACAGAGGCGCATCTTCGACCCGGATTTCATCATGGCTAATGCAGCCTCTCGTGCTGTTCCTCTTTGTCATGGCCGTTGCGCGCGGGCAGGTTCGTTACACGATTCCAGAGGAGATGACAAAGGGCTCGCTGGTGGGAAATATCGTTCAGGATCTTGGTTTGGATGTTAAGAGGCTGAAATCTGGTCGAGCGCGGATCTTTACGGAGGACAGTCGTGAGTACATCGGTCTGAATGTGGATAAAGGCACTCTGGTAGTAAAAGAGAGGATAGATAGAGAGGAGCTGTGCGCCCAAATGTCTCCCTGCTCCTTACATTTTCAGATTATTCTAGAAAAACCCATGGAGCTGCATAGAATCGATGTAGAAATATTAGATATTAATGATCATGCTCCTGTTTTTGCTAGAAAGGAAATTGATTTTCAAATAAGTGAATCTGCACTTCCCGGGGCTCGATTTTCATTGGACAGCGCCCAGGATCCTGACACTGGCACTAACGCGCTTAAGTCATATATGTTAAATCCAACAGATAATTTTGATTTAAAGGTCCTATCACGAAACGATGGCTCAAAATATGTCGAAATGGTTCTTCAAGTGCCTTTAGACAGAGAGACTCAGCCGGAGCACAAATTAACCCTTGCAGCCTTCGATGGCGGCAGTCCTCAGAGAACTGGCACCGTAAGGATAAGTGTTACGGTCATAGACGCAAACGATAATGCCCCTGTATTCAGTCAGTCGGTTTACCGTGTTTCTTTATTTGAGAATTCACCGAATGGTGCTGTAGTAATCAAGGTAAGCGCCACTGATAATGACCAAGGCGCAAATGGTGAGATTGCATATTCTTTTTCACGCAGTTCAGGAAGAGCACTTGATTCATTCCATATTGACAAAAATACAGGTGAAATTACCGTAAAATGGGATTTAGATTATGAGAGGGCGAAGCAGTTTGAGTTAAACGTAGATGCTACGGACAAAGGTGGTTTAACGGACTCCAGTAAAGTGATAATCGACATTATAGATGTAAATGACAACCCCCCTGTAATAAGTGTGATTTCATTTTCTAACCCAATACCTGAAGACGCAGCGCTAGAAACTGTTATTGCGATGCTGAATGTCAAAGATTTGGATTCGGGGGAAAACGGGCAGGTTAAATGTTCTCTTGCTGCAGATTTGCCGTTCAAAGTAAAGTCATCTGCGCAGAATTTCTACAGTTTGATCACTGATCAAATTTTAGACCGTGAAAAAATGTCTGAATACAATATATCAATAAAAGCTATTGATGAGGGCTCGCCTTCTCTCTCTACTAATAAAACACTGATTCTAAAAATCTCTGATGTCAATGACAACGCCCCTGTGTTTCAGCGTCAGTCATACACCGcatatgtgatggaaaataattcTCCAGAAGTCTCTGTTTTATCTGTAAAAGCGCATGACAAAGACTCTGGCAATAACGCGCGTATTTCATATTTTCTGGAGGATATTCTTGTGAATGGCGTCTCTGCCTCAGCGTTTATTTCAGTGAATGCAGAGAGCGGAGAAATCCTTGCTGTTCGTTCTTTTGATTATGAGCAGACAAAAGAATTTAACATTCGTGTAAAAGCGCAAGACGGAGGAAATCCTCCTCTCAGCAGCAACGTGAGTGTGAAAATAATCATTCAGGACCAGAATGACAACGCGCCTCAGGTTCTGTATCCGGTCCAGTCAGGCGCTTCTGTGGTGGCTGAAATAGTGCCTCGTTCGGCTGATGTGGGTTATCTGGTGACTAAAGTGGTGGCTGTTGATGTGGACTCTGGACAGAATGCCTGGCTCTCATATAAACTGCAGAAAGCCACAGACAGAGCGCTGTTTGAAGTAGGCCTGCAGAATGGAGAAATAAGAACTGTACGTCAAGTGACAGATAAAGATGCTGTCAAACAAAGACTCACTGTTGTAGTGGAGGACAACGGGCAGCCCTCTCGATCAGCTACAGTCAATGTTAACGTGGCGGTGGCTGACAGCTTCCCTGAAGTGCTCTCGGAGTTCACTGACTTTGCGCACGACAAGGACTACAACGACAACCTGACTTTCTATCTTGTCCTGGCTTTGGCTGTAGTTTCCTTTCTCTTTATCGTGTCTATAATTGCAATACTGTCAGTCAAATGCTACAGATGGAGACGCGAGCGGATGTTTTACAAAACTGGAGCGAATCTTCCAGTTATTCCGTATTATCCGCCTCTTTACGCAGACTTAGGGGGCACAGGAACTTTACAGCACGTGTACAATTATGAGGTTTGCAGAACCACTGACTCCAGAAAGAGTGATCTGAAATACGGCAGACCTTACAGTGAGAGCATCATTAGTCTGGACACCAGCCGAACACAGACTCTCATGCATGCGCAGAGAGCAAAACTAATTAATGAGGATTCTTTTGATCAGGTGAGCTCGAGTGATTGA